In Streptococcus dysgalactiae subsp. dysgalactiae, the following are encoded in one genomic region:
- a CDS encoding YdbC family protein has translation MAEFTFKIEEHLLTLSENDKGWTKELNRVSFNGAEAKWDIRTWSPDHTKMGKGITLTNEEFKTILDAFRK, from the coding sequence ATGGCAGAATTTACGTTTAAAATTGAAGAACACTTACTCACCTTGTCAGAAAATGATAAAGGTTGGACGAAAGAATTGAACCGCGTCAGCTTTAATGGCGCAGAAGCCAAATGGGATATCCGCACGTGGAGTCCAGACCATACGAAAATGGGGAAAGGCATTACTCTTACCAATGAAGAATTTAAAACCATCTTAGATGCTTTTCGTAAGTAA
- a CDS encoding PspC domain-containing protein produces METKFYKQRKNRLVAGVVAGLADKYGWDLTLARVLAALLIYGTSFGLLLYILLALFLPYKEDLLEERYGRGPRRRKDADVLDEDEDEDGWFW; encoded by the coding sequence GTGGAAACTAAATTTTATAAACAACGAAAAAATCGATTAGTGGCTGGTGTCGTTGCCGGATTAGCAGACAAGTATGGCTGGGATCTTACTTTAGCCCGTGTCTTGGCAGCTCTTCTCATCTATGGCACTAGTTTTGGACTATTGCTTTATATTCTGTTAGCCCTCTTCCTGCCCTACAAAGAAGATTTACTTGAAGAACGCTATGGTCGTGGTCCCCGTCGTCGTAAAGATGCGGATGTCTTAGATGAAGATGAAGACGAAGACGGTTGGTTTTGGTAA
- a CDS encoding peptidase U32 family protein has product MSHMKKRPEVLSPAGTLEKLKVAIDYGADAIFVGGQAYGLRSRAGNFSMEELQEGIDYAHARGAKVYVAANMVTHEGNEIGAGEWFRQLRDMGLDAVIVSDPALIVICSTEAPGLEIHLSTQASSTNYETFEFWKAIGLTRVVLAREVNMAELAEIRKRTDVEIEAFVHGAMCISYSGRCVLSNHMSHRDANRGGCSQSCRWKYDLYDMPFGAERRSLKGEIPEDYSMSSVDMCMIEHIPDLIENGVDSLKIEGRMKSIHYVSTVTNCYKAAVDAYMESPEAFYAIKDELIDELWKVAQRELATGFYYGTPSENEQLFGARRKIPQYKFVGEVVAFDSASMTATIRQRNVIMEGDRIEFYGPGFRHFETVVKDLHDADGQKIDRAPNPMELLTISLPREVKPGDMIRACKEGLVNLYQKDGTSKTVRA; this is encoded by the coding sequence ATGTCACATATGAAAAAACGTCCAGAGGTTTTATCACCTGCTGGAACACTGGAAAAATTAAAAGTTGCGATTGACTATGGCGCAGATGCTATTTTTGTCGGAGGACAGGCCTATGGTCTAAGAAGCCGTGCTGGTAACTTCTCTATGGAGGAATTGCAAGAAGGCATTGATTATGCTCATGCGCGTGGGGCTAAGGTCTATGTTGCTGCTAACATGGTTACCCATGAGGGGAACGAAATTGGTGCGGGTGAGTGGTTCCGCCAACTGCGTGATATGGGACTTGATGCGGTCATTGTTTCAGACCCAGCCTTGATTGTCATTTGCTCAACAGAAGCTCCAGGTTTGGAAATTCATTTATCAACTCAAGCCTCATCTACCAATTATGAAACCTTTGAATTTTGGAAAGCGATCGGGTTGACGCGTGTTGTATTAGCCCGTGAGGTCAATATGGCTGAATTAGCAGAAATCCGTAAGCGGACAGATGTGGAAATTGAAGCCTTTGTCCATGGAGCCATGTGTATCTCTTATTCAGGCCGCTGTGTCTTATCCAACCACATGAGTCACCGTGATGCTAACCGAGGTGGTTGTTCACAGTCTTGTCGTTGGAAATATGATCTCTATGATATGCCATTTGGGGCTGAACGTCGTTCTCTAAAAGGAGAAATTCCTGAAGACTACTCCATGTCTTCTGTTGACATGTGTATGATTGAGCATATTCCTGACCTGATTGAAAATGGGGTTGATAGCCTAAAAATCGAAGGACGGATGAAATCCATTCATTACGTCTCAACCGTAACCAACTGTTACAAGGCGGCTGTAGATGCTTATATGGAAAGTCCGGAGGCCTTCTATGCGATTAAAGATGAATTGATTGACGAACTATGGAAGGTGGCTCAGCGTGAATTGGCAACAGGTTTTTATTATGGCACTCCAAGCGAGAATGAACAGTTGTTTGGCGCTCGCCGTAAAATTCCACAATACAAATTTGTCGGAGAAGTAGTTGCCTTTGACTCAGCTAGCATGACAGCGACCATTCGTCAGCGTAATGTCATCATGGAAGGCGATCGGATTGAATTTTATGGACCAGGTTTCCGTCATTTTGAAACGGTTGTTAAGGATCTACATGATGCGGATGGCCAAAAGATTGACCGTGCCCCAAATCCAATGGAACTCTTAACCATCTCTTTACCGAGAGAAGTTAAGCCAGGGGATATGATTAGGGCTTGCAAGGAAGGTCTGGTTAACCTCTATCAAAAAGACGGTACAAGTAAAACGGTCAGAGCTTAA
- a CDS encoding peptidase U32 family protein produces the protein MKKIIITATAESIEQVKALLAAGVDRIYVGEANYGLRLPHNFSYDELRQIAKLVHEAGKELTVACNALMHQDMMDHIKPFLDLMAEIAVDYLVVGDAGVFYVNKRDGYNFKLIYDTSVFVTSSRQVNFWGQHGAVESVLAREIPSAELFTLAENLEFPAEVLVYGASVIHHSKRPLLENYYHFTKIDDEVSRERGLFLAEPGDANSHYSIYEDNHGTHIFINNDIDMMSKLGELYEHGLTHWKLDGIYCPGDDFVAITKLFIQAKELLEAGQFTQGKAKKLDQEVHAHHPSGRGLDTGFYDFDPKTVK, from the coding sequence ATGAAAAAAATAATTATTACAGCCACAGCGGAAAGTATAGAGCAAGTCAAGGCTTTATTAGCTGCTGGTGTCGATCGTATTTATGTTGGTGAAGCGAATTATGGGTTACGTCTCCCCCATAATTTTTCTTATGACGAATTGAGACAAATTGCCAAACTAGTCCACGAGGCTGGAAAAGAATTAACAGTAGCTTGCAATGCTTTGATGCATCAAGATATGATGGATCACATCAAACCCTTTTTAGACTTAATGGCAGAGATTGCTGTTGACTATCTTGTGGTTGGTGATGCAGGTGTGTTTTATGTCAATAAAAGGGATGGCTATAACTTTAAACTGATTTATGACACATCTGTTTTTGTGACGTCTAGTCGCCAGGTAAATTTCTGGGGGCAACATGGTGCTGTTGAAAGTGTCTTGGCTCGAGAAATCCCATCAGCAGAGTTATTCACCTTAGCTGAAAATTTGGAATTTCCAGCAGAAGTGCTTGTCTATGGTGCTTCAGTCATTCATCATTCGAAACGTCCCTTGCTAGAAAATTATTACCATTTTACCAAGATTGATGATGAGGTTAGTCGTGAACGCGGTCTTTTCTTGGCAGAGCCAGGAGATGCTAACAGTCATTATTCCATTTATGAGGACAATCATGGCACTCATATTTTCATTAATAATGATATTGATATGATGTCTAAATTGGGTGAGCTTTATGAGCATGGTTTAACTCATTGGAAGCTGGATGGTATTTACTGTCCTGGTGATGATTTTGTAGCTATTACTAAATTGTTTATTCAAGCAAAAGAGTTATTAGAAGCAGGGCAATTTACCCAAGGGAAAGCTAAAAAGCTTGATCAAGAGGTACATGCCCATCATCCATCTGGCCGTGGTCTAGATACTGGTTTTTACGATTTTGATCCAAAAACCGTGAAATAA
- the hprK gene encoding HPr(Ser) kinase/phosphatase → MTVTVKMLVKKVKLDVVYATDELLEKEITTSDISRPGLEMTGYFDYYAPERLQLFGMKEWSYLTQMTSHNRYSVLKEMFKKDTPAVIVSRALAIPDEMIQAAKEEGISLLSSRVSTSRLAGEMSYFLDASLAERTSVHGVLMDIYGMGVLIQGDSGIGKSETGLELVKRGHRLVADDRVDVYAKDEETLWGEPAEILRHLLEIRGVGIIDVMSLYGASAVKDSSQVQLAIYLENFEAGKVFDRLGNGNEEITFSGVSVPRIRIPVKTGRNVSVVIEAAAMNHRAKEMGFDATQTFEDRLTQLITKNEASR, encoded by the coding sequence ATGACGGTTACTGTAAAGATGTTAGTCAAAAAAGTCAAATTGGACGTGGTATATGCTACAGATGAGTTGTTAGAAAAAGAAATCACAACATCAGATATCTCACGTCCTGGACTTGAAATGACTGGTTATTTTGATTACTATGCTCCAGAAAGGTTGCAGCTATTTGGTATGAAAGAGTGGTCTTACCTTACTCAAATGACCTCTCATAATCGCTATTCTGTTTTAAAGGAAATGTTTAAAAAGGATACCCCGGCTGTCATTGTTTCTAGAGCCTTAGCGATTCCTGATGAAATGATCCAGGCAGCAAAAGAAGAAGGGATTTCCCTTTTGAGTAGTCGAGTATCGACCAGTCGTCTGGCTGGGGAAATGTCCTATTTTCTAGACGCATCTTTAGCGGAGAGAACCAGTGTCCATGGTGTTTTAATGGATATTTATGGCATGGGGGTACTTATTCAAGGAGATTCTGGTATTGGTAAAAGTGAGACCGGATTAGAGCTGGTCAAACGTGGCCACCGCTTGGTTGCCGATGATCGCGTGGATGTTTACGCAAAAGACGAAGAAACACTCTGGGGAGAACCAGCAGAAATCTTACGCCACTTGCTTGAAATTCGTGGAGTTGGAATTATTGATGTTATGTCTCTATACGGGGCTAGTGCTGTTAAAGATTCTTCCCAAGTTCAATTGGCCATTTACCTTGAAAACTTCGAGGCTGGTAAAGTCTTTGATCGCCTCGGAAATGGGAATGAGGAGATTACCTTCTCAGGTGTCAGCGTTCCTCGTATCCGTATCCCAGTTAAAACAGGTCGTAACGTTTCGGTGGTTATTGAAGCTGCTGCTATGAACCATCGGGCTAAAGAGATGGGATTTGATGCTACCCAGACTTTTGAAGATCGCCTGACCCAGTTAATCACTAAAAATGAGGCGAGCCGATGA
- a CDS encoding DUF3270 domain-containing protein, which produces MPTPLKKHDAFEHDDSYQESQGKFQDFQEFNGQSAKLKELVFFARIACFSLITVLFAFVLLVMNLAPVLAFLFASIISLGITSLLAKGIKSLLM; this is translated from the coding sequence ATGCCAACACCGTTAAAGAAGCATGACGCATTCGAACACGACGATTCCTATCAAGAATCCCAGGGTAAATTCCAAGATTTTCAAGAGTTCAATGGTCAGAGTGCTAAACTAAAAGAGTTAGTATTCTTCGCTCGGATTGCTTGCTTTAGCCTTATTACTGTTTTATTTGCATTTGTCCTACTCGTAATGAACTTAGCACCGGTTTTGGCTTTCTTATTTGCCAGCATCATCAGCTTAGGGATCACTTCCTTACTAGCTAAAGGTATCAAATCATTACTAATGTAA
- the lgt gene encoding prolipoprotein diacylglyceryl transferase, with translation MINPIALHLGPLTIHWYALCILSGLILAVYLASKEAPRKGMTSDDILDFILIAFPLALIGARLYYVVFEWSYYAHHLDEIIAIWNGGIAIYGGLITGALVLLVYCYYKVLDPIHFLDIAAPGVMIAQAIGRWGNFVNQEAYGKAVSHLNYLPSFIQKQMFIEGSYRIPTFLYESLWNLLGFIIIMIWRRKPKSLLDGEIFAFYLIWYGCGRLVIEGMRTDSLMFLGFRVSQYVSVLLIIIGLVFVFKRRRQKGISYYQK, from the coding sequence ATGATTAATCCCATTGCCTTACACCTTGGTCCACTGACTATTCATTGGTATGCTTTATGTATTTTATCAGGCCTTATTTTGGCGGTTTACTTGGCATCAAAAGAAGCCCCCAGAAAAGGCATGACCTCTGATGATATCTTAGATTTTATTCTCATTGCCTTTCCCTTAGCCCTCATTGGAGCAAGACTCTATTACGTTGTGTTTGAGTGGTCTTATTATGCACATCATTTAGACGAAATTATTGCTATTTGGAATGGTGGCATTGCTATCTATGGTGGTCTCATTACAGGTGCTCTAGTTCTTTTGGTTTATTGTTATTATAAAGTGCTAGATCCTATTCATTTTTTAGACATCGCTGCACCGGGAGTTATGATTGCCCAAGCTATTGGGCGTTGGGGAAATTTCGTTAACCAAGAAGCTTATGGTAAAGCTGTCAGTCATTTGAACTACCTGCCGAGCTTTATTCAAAAACAGATGTTTATTGAAGGAAGTTATCGTATCCCGACCTTTCTTTATGAATCCCTTTGGAATCTTTTAGGGTTTATTATCATCATGATTTGGCGTCGCAAGCCTAAAAGCCTTCTCGATGGCGAAATTTTTGCGTTTTATCTGATTTGGTATGGGTGCGGACGTCTAGTCATTGAAGGGATGCGAACAGATAGTCTGATGTTCTTAGGCTTCCGTGTTTCCCAATATGTTTCTGTATTATTAATTATCATTGGTCTGGTCTTCGTCTTTAAAAGACGTCGTCAAAAGGGAATTTCTTATTATCAAAAATAG
- a CDS encoding NAD(P)/FAD-dependent oxidoreductase codes for MKHYQIIIIGAGAAGIGFGAALKRYDINDFLILEQGTVGDSFLKWPRTTQFITPSFTTNGFGFPDINAVVPNTSPAFSFNKEHLSGPEYAHYLSLVAKNDNLSIQTNTQVLTIQRHPKGYHLNTSQGDFSCRYLIMATGEFQLPNTQGIKGAKLGMHYGQVDSFNVKSEDPFIIIGGNESACDALTHLAYLGNEVHLFTDSFGKSETAADPSISLSPITQERLKHIQDNPNYHIHITEGKHAQEIHQTEKGYQVIFQDGSTAYSRHKPILATGFLNTCQLIGGEAIFDYNQDGIPLVTENDESTLNSNCFLIGPSLRQGNTIFCYIYKFRQRFSPLITEIASREGWQLDPDILEFYRANQMHLDRLDCCEVTCDC; via the coding sequence ATGAAACATTATCAGATTATTATCATTGGAGCAGGAGCTGCCGGCATTGGATTCGGTGCCGCTTTAAAAAGATACGACATTAACGATTTTTTGATTCTTGAGCAGGGAACTGTTGGAGATAGCTTTTTGAAATGGCCAAGAACTACACAATTTATTACACCTTCCTTTACTACAAATGGTTTTGGTTTTCCAGATATTAATGCTGTTGTTCCTAATACATCACCCGCTTTTAGCTTCAATAAGGAGCACCTATCTGGACCTGAATATGCTCATTACTTGTCCTTAGTTGCTAAAAATGACAACTTATCGATTCAAACGAATACTCAGGTACTAACAATCCAACGCCATCCCAAAGGTTATCACCTAAACACTAGCCAAGGTGATTTTAGTTGCCGTTATCTGATTATGGCAACCGGAGAATTCCAACTGCCAAACACTCAAGGAATCAAAGGAGCTAAACTAGGCATGCACTATGGTCAAGTTGACTCCTTTAATGTCAAATCTGAAGATCCTTTTATTATTATTGGGGGAAATGAGAGTGCCTGTGATGCCCTCACTCATTTAGCCTATCTTGGCAATGAGGTTCATTTATTTACCGATAGTTTTGGAAAAAGCGAAACAGCTGCCGATCCTAGTATTTCCTTATCACCGATTACCCAAGAGAGACTCAAACATATTCAAGACAATCCCAACTATCACATTCACATCACAGAAGGAAAACATGCCCAAGAAATCCATCAAACCGAAAAAGGTTATCAAGTCATTTTTCAAGATGGCAGCACTGCTTATAGTCGCCACAAACCTATCTTAGCCACTGGATTTTTAAACACCTGCCAGCTTATTGGCGGAGAAGCCATTTTTGACTACAATCAAGATGGTATTCCCCTAGTAACAGAGAATGACGAATCCACCCTAAACTCAAACTGTTTCTTGATTGGTCCTAGTTTGAGACAAGGAAATACCATTTTCTGCTATATTTATAAATTCCGTCAACGCTTCTCGCCACTTATCACTGAAATTGCTAGCCGAGAAGGCTGGCAGCTTGACCCTGATATTCTGGAATTTTACAGAGCTAACCAAATGCATCTTGATCGCCTAGACTGCTGCGAAGTCACTTGTGATTGTTAA
- a CDS encoding SprT family protein has protein sequence MTLTNYVQEVSLADFGKPFRHQAYWNKRLKTTGGRFFPKDGHLDFNPRVFEEHGEFIFRQIVRHELCHYHLYFEGRGYHHKDRDFKDLLAQVDGLRYVPTSSNPKANHHYSCQTCGQVYQRKRRINLAKYVCGNCRGKLIEKNQS, from the coding sequence GTGACACTCACTAATTATGTCCAAGAAGTTTCCCTGGCTGATTTTGGCAAGCCGTTTCGACATCAGGCTTATTGGAACAAGCGTCTAAAAACAACTGGCGGTCGCTTTTTCCCAAAAGATGGTCATTTGGATTTTAATCCTAGAGTGTTTGAGGAACATGGAGAGTTTATTTTTCGACAAATTGTCCGTCACGAACTCTGTCATTACCACCTCTATTTTGAAGGGAGAGGGTATCACCATAAGGATAGGGATTTCAAAGATTTGCTAGCCCAAGTAGATGGGCTTCGTTATGTCCCAACTAGCTCTAATCCAAAGGCTAATCATCATTATAGTTGCCAAACATGTGGGCAGGTTTATCAACGAAAAAGGCGTATCAATCTGGCTAAATATGTTTGTGGAAATTGTCGTGGAAAACTTATTGAAAAAAATCAGTCGTAA
- a CDS encoding ammonium transporter — translation MFLLICILVMWVMIFGVACFYFGSLDKQLTPQVIYRFTLAILVATLIWILGAYFFAFEGKMQTLMTVKSVSLERALDLLFQLCFCLYAVVMLIGAIIDRVKTSHLLLLVGVWISLVYTPLAYLMWNTEGLLANLGARDFSGGMVVHLSAGLSTYILAHFAGKTPHQHEKIRQEWLYLGMILVTFGWFGFNVGPVGQLNALAGQVLLNTLLAIVCGGFSWSLVTFLRHKEESTVALLNGMIVGLVTSTAGVGYLNTGEISFLTFVASGLTCLLTDYLSHQLPVDDVVDSFAMNGIGGFLGSLGLALLRPHLLFPQILAIFVTIFLSTLVSFVLAKALLQHKTKKVE, via the coding sequence ATGTTTCTATTAATATGTATTTTAGTAATGTGGGTGATGATCTTTGGAGTTGCCTGTTTTTATTTTGGAAGCTTAGATAAACAGCTTACTCCGCAAGTGATTTATCGTTTTACCTTAGCCATTCTGGTGGCAACTCTTATTTGGATTTTAGGCGCTTACTTTTTCGCCTTTGAAGGCAAAATGCAAACCTTAATGACGGTAAAATCAGTTTCTTTAGAAAGAGCCTTGGACTTGTTATTCCAATTATGTTTTTGCTTGTATGCAGTGGTTATGCTTATTGGTGCCATCATTGATCGGGTCAAAACCAGTCATCTCCTCTTGTTAGTTGGAGTGTGGATTAGTTTAGTCTATACCCCTTTAGCCTACTTGATGTGGAATACAGAGGGTCTATTAGCTAACTTAGGTGCTAGAGATTTTTCGGGAGGTATGGTGGTTCATTTATCGGCTGGACTGTCAACTTATATTTTGGCTCATTTTGCTGGGAAAACTCCTCACCAGCATGAGAAGATTCGCCAAGAATGGTTATATCTGGGTATGATTTTGGTGACCTTTGGTTGGTTTGGCTTTAATGTTGGACCTGTTGGACAATTGAATGCTTTGGCGGGTCAAGTTTTGCTTAATACCCTTTTAGCCATTGTTTGTGGTGGCTTTTCTTGGAGTCTAGTAACCTTTTTAAGGCACAAGGAAGAATCAACCGTTGCTTTGCTCAATGGCATGATTGTTGGCCTAGTGACCAGTACGGCAGGTGTAGGGTATCTTAACACAGGAGAGATTAGTTTTTTGACCTTTGTAGCAAGTGGTTTGACTTGTCTTCTGACGGATTACCTTAGTCATCAGTTGCCTGTTGATGATGTGGTGGATTCATTTGCCATGAATGGTATAGGAGGTTTTTTAGGAAGCTTAGGGCTTGCGCTATTGAGACCTCATCTTCTATTCCCGCAAATACTTGCCATCTTTGTAACGATTTTTCTATCTACTCTAGTCTCTTTTGTTCTTGCGAAGGCTCTTTTACAACATAAAACCAAGAAAGTTGAATAA
- a CDS encoding Tex family protein: MENKTNQTIAEALSVSLNQIEQVLALTAEGNTIPFIARYRKEATGNLDEVVIKAIIDMDKSLTTLNERKVTILAKIEEQGKLTSSLRASIEATEKLADLEELYLPYKEKRRTKATIAREAGLFPLARLILQNAQNLETAAEPFVTEGFTSPEAALAGAVDILVEAMSEDSKLRSWTYNEIWQYSRLVSTLKDEQLDEKKVFQIYYDFSDQVSNMQGYRTLALNRGEKLGILKVSFEHNLEKMQRFFSVRFKETNPYIEDVINQSIKNKIVPAMERRIRSELSDAAEDGAIHLFSENLRHLLLVSPLKGKMVLGFDPAFRTGAKLAIVDQTGKLLATQVIYPVAPASQTKIQAAKETLAQLIETYQIDIIAIGNGTASRESEAFVADVLKNFPNTSYVIVNESGASVYSASELARHEFPDLTVEKRSAISIARRLQDPLAELVKIDPKSIGVGQYQHDVSQKKLSENLDFVVNTVVNQVGVNVNTASPSLLAHVSGLNKTISENIVKYREENGALTSRADIKKVPRLGAKAFEQAAGFLRIPGAKNILDNTGVHPESYPAVKELFKVLEIHDLDEAAKAKLAAVTIPQMAETLGIGLETLNDIITDLLKPGRDLRDDFEAPILRQDILDLKDLAIGQKLEGTVRNVVDFGAFVDIGVHEDGLVHISEMSKTFVNHPSQVVSVGDLVTVWVSKIDLDRHKVNLSLLPPRDTH; encoded by the coding sequence ATGGAAAATAAAACGAATCAAACAATTGCAGAGGCTTTGTCTGTTAGCCTTAACCAAATTGAACAGGTACTGGCTTTAACAGCAGAAGGTAACACCATTCCTTTTATTGCGCGTTACCGCAAGGAAGCAACAGGGAATTTAGATGAGGTAGTGATTAAAGCCATTATTGATATGGACAAATCACTTACCACCCTCAATGAGCGTAAAGTGACTATTCTGGCTAAAATTGAAGAGCAAGGAAAACTTACCAGTTCATTAAGGGCTAGTATCGAAGCAACTGAGAAACTCGCTGACTTGGAAGAATTGTACCTGCCTTATAAGGAAAAACGCCGAACAAAGGCAACCATTGCGCGTGAAGCAGGTTTATTCCCATTGGCGCGTTTGATTTTACAAAATGCTCAAAACCTTGAAACAGCAGCAGAACCCTTTGTCACAGAAGGTTTTACTAGCCCAGAGGCTGCTCTTGCAGGAGCTGTGGACATTCTTGTGGAAGCCATGTCAGAAGACAGCAAGTTACGTTCTTGGACTTACAATGAGATTTGGCAGTATAGCCGCTTAGTATCAACGCTTAAAGATGAGCAGTTGGATGAGAAAAAGGTTTTCCAAATCTATTACGATTTTTCTGACCAAGTGTCCAACATGCAAGGGTATCGTACTTTAGCCTTGAATCGTGGTGAGAAATTAGGCATCTTAAAAGTATCTTTTGAACATAATTTGGAGAAAATGCAACGCTTTTTCAGTGTGCGTTTCAAAGAAACGAACCCTTATATTGAAGACGTTATCAATCAGAGCATCAAAAATAAAATTGTTCCAGCCATGGAAAGACGGATTCGTTCAGAGCTAAGTGATGCCGCAGAAGATGGGGCCATCCACCTCTTTTCCGAAAATCTCCGTCACCTTTTGCTGGTATCCCCATTAAAAGGAAAAATGGTTCTTGGATTTGACCCTGCCTTTCGAACAGGTGCAAAATTGGCTATCGTTGATCAGACAGGTAAACTTTTAGCGACACAAGTCATTTATCCAGTCGCACCTGCTAGCCAAACGAAGATTCAAGCAGCCAAAGAAACACTGGCTCAACTCATTGAGACTTACCAAATTGATATTATTGCTATTGGAAATGGAACGGCTAGTCGGGAGAGCGAAGCCTTTGTGGCAGACGTTTTGAAGAATTTTCCAAATACTTCCTATGTCATTGTTAATGAAAGCGGAGCTTCTGTTTATTCAGCATCAGAGTTAGCGCGTCATGAGTTTCCAGACCTAACAGTGGAGAAGCGCTCTGCTATTTCTATTGCTCGCCGTCTACAAGACCCGCTCGCAGAATTGGTTAAAATTGACCCTAAATCTATTGGAGTTGGTCAGTATCAGCATGATGTGAGTCAGAAAAAGTTGAGTGAGAACCTTGACTTTGTTGTAAATACCGTGGTCAACCAAGTCGGAGTTAACGTAAATACCGCTAGCCCATCGCTTTTAGCGCATGTGTCTGGCTTAAATAAGACTATTTCAGAAAATATTGTCAAATACCGTGAAGAAAATGGGGCGCTGACATCGCGCGCTGACATCAAAAAAGTGCCTCGATTAGGAGCCAAAGCCTTTGAACAGGCTGCTGGCTTCCTACGTATTCCAGGAGCCAAAAATATTTTAGACAATACTGGTGTCCATCCAGAATCTTATCCAGCAGTCAAAGAACTTTTTAAGGTACTTGAGATTCATGATTTGGATGAGGCTGCTAAAGCAAAATTGGCTGCTGTAACAATTCCTCAAATGGCAGAAACTTTAGGCATTGGCCTAGAAACGCTTAACGATATTATTACTGACCTCCTCAAACCAGGTCGTGACCTGCGTGATGATTTTGAAGCACCAATCTTGCGTCAAGATATACTTGATTTGAAAGATTTAGCTATTGGTCAAAAACTAGAAGGAACCGTGAGAAATGTGGTTGACTTTGGTGCTTTTGTAGACATCGGTGTTCATGAAGATGGGCTTGTTCACATTTCTGAAATGAGTAAGACCTTTGTTAATCATCCAAGTCAAGTTGTTTCAGTGGGGGACTTGGTAACTGTTTGGGTCTCTAAGATTGACTTGGACCGCCACAAGGTCAATCTCAGCCTATTACCACCGCGTGACACTCACTAA
- a CDS encoding DUF948 domain-containing protein: protein MDLVGISLIIIALAFVALVVFLILVLKKVSETVDEAKKTISILTSDVNVTLYQTNEILAKANVLVEDVNGKVATIDPLFVAIADLSESVSDLNLQARHFGQKASSATHNVTKAGKVALVGKMASKVFGKKGEKHE, encoded by the coding sequence ATGGATTTGGTTGGAATTTCACTTATTATTATTGCGCTAGCATTTGTTGCTTTGGTTGTTTTTTTAATTCTTGTTTTGAAAAAAGTTTCTGAAACAGTTGACGAAGCGAAAAAAACCATCTCAATTTTAACTAGCGATGTGAACGTCACTCTCTATCAAACTAACGAAATTTTGGCGAAAGCAAATGTTCTTGTTGAGGATGTCAACGGTAAAGTTGCCACAATTGATCCTTTATTTGTGGCTATTGCGGATTTGTCAGAAAGTGTATCTGACTTAAATCTTCAAGCGAGACATTTTGGTCAAAAAGCAAGCAGTGCGACACATAATGTTACAAAAGCTGGTAAAGTTGCTCTCGTTGGTAAGATGGCATCAAAAGTATTTGGTAAAAAAGGGGAAAAGCATGAGTAA
- a CDS encoding YtxH domain-containing protein, with amino-acid sequence MSKFFKTLVVGAASGAAAAYFLSTEKGKALKNRAEKAYQAYKENPDDYHQLAKEKGSEYTHLARDTFYDVKDKLATGEVTKEEILELLKDKTTAFVQKTKETLAEVEAKENQDDIIIDYTQQDEHVSDADTSQDKY; translated from the coding sequence ATGAGTAAATTCTTTAAAACATTAGTAGTGGGTGCTGCATCTGGAGCAGCAGCAGCTTACTTCTTATCAACAGAAAAAGGTAAGGCTTTGAAAAATCGTGCTGAAAAAGCTTACCAAGCCTACAAAGAAAATCCAGATGATTACCACCAACTTGCTAAAGAAAAAGGTAGTGAATACACTCATTTAGCACGTGACACTTTCTATGATGTGAAAGATAAGCTGGCTACTGGAGAGGTGACAAAAGAGGAGATTCTTGAGTTACTCAAAGATAAAACAACAGCTTTCGTGCAAAAAACAAAAGAAACCCTTGCCGAAGTTGAAGCGAAAGAAAATCAAGACGACATTATCATTGACTATACTCAACAAGATGAGCATGTTAGTGACGCTGACACTTCACAAGATAAATACTAA